In a single window of the Littorina saxatilis isolate snail1 linkage group LG3, US_GU_Lsax_2.0, whole genome shotgun sequence genome:
- the LOC138962910 gene encoding beta-1,4-galactosyltransferase galt-1-like isoform X2 — translation MHPFVRVIMILSASKENRRALCHFHSSDFASSFTVDAAQYELCENHKKRYLGFIYSCPVPLVVARRAYNMSLSLNHSAAVKVPLPVQHVTPEQVRNGQVSIEKHRFKYNFSVCVSPLFGSVLAKRLIEFLELTRLLGVHQVFFYDFQMSSVIKRVLRFYQDRGWVTLLPWRLPKTMDTAKIWYHGQLVTNNDCLYRSMAVSAYTAFHDIDELIVPHAQGIKSLGELFPPVLPNDTCGYAFKSAFYDPGVTEGHFPEDLQSVALTARPAMLSRIRTKVMVAPRRVFEVGIHHISKQYEEHWLPKQYDPNLAYLHHYRDCIRDFGMRCENWVKDTTIKDKYLPELRDNFQEVLRTLGL, via the exons CCTTTTGTTCGTGTGATTATGATACTGAGTGCTTCAAAGGAAAACCGAAGAGCGCTGTGCCATTTTCATTCTTCCGATTTCGCTTCCTCCTTCACCGTTGACGCTGCTCAGTATGAG CTTTGTGAGAACCACAAAAAGAGATACTTGGGCTTCATCTACTCTTGCCCCGTGCCTTTAGTAGTCGCAAGGAGAGCGTACAACATGTCTCTATCCCTCAACCACAGTGCCGCTGTCAAGGTCCCCCTGCCTGTTCAGCACGTTACTCCCGAACAAGTCAGGAACGGCCAG GTATCCATAGAAAAGCATCGGTTCAAGTACAActtcagtgtgtgcgtgtcccCGTTGTTTGGGTCTGTGTTGGCCAAGCGGCTGATCGAGTTCCTGGAGCTGACTAGACTCCTTGGAGTGCACCAAGTCTTCTTCTACGACTTCCAGATGTCTTCTGTCATTAAACGGGTGCTACGCTTCTACCAGGATAGG GGTTGGGTCACGCTGTTGCCATGGCGACTGCCCAAGACGATGGACACCGCCAAGATCTGGTACCACGGTCAGCTGGTCACCAACAACGACTGTCTCTACCGGTCCATGGCAGTGTCCGCATACACTGCATTCCACGACATCGATGAGCTGATCGTCCCCCACGCTCAGGGCATCAA GTCTTTAGGTGAGCTGTTCCCGCCCGTCCTTCCCAACGACACGTGTGGCTACGCCTTCAAGTCAGCCTTCTACGACCCTGGAGTGACCGAGGGACACTTTCCCGAGGACCTGCAGAGCGTCGCACTGACCGCCAGGCCCGCTATGCTCAGCAGG ATTCGCACCAAGGTGATGGTGGCCCCGAGACGAGTGTTCGAGGTGGGTATCCACCACATCAGCAAGCAGTACGAGGAACACTGGCTGCCCAAGCAGTACGACCCAAACCTCGCTTACCTCCACCACTACCGCGACTGCATCCGGGACTTCGGCATGCGCTGCGAAAACTGGGTCAAGGACACCACCATCAAGGACAAATATCTGCCTGAGCTCAGGGACAACTTCCAGGAGGTCCTTAGGACCCTAGGACTTTGA